A stretch of Mustelus asterias chromosome 24, sMusAst1.hap1.1, whole genome shotgun sequence DNA encodes these proteins:
- the hacd3 gene encoding very-long-chain (3R)-3-hydroxyacyl-CoA dehydratase has translation MESGRREPGLTLTPHVYWAQRHRELYLRVDLSGVQKPDIKITENTLSFRAHGHGAKGDHAYEFHLTFLEPVNPEPLFKVTERQVSITVKKVESMWWDRLTKQEKKPIFLVPDFDRWLDESDAEMELQAKEEEKEINRISLESRVRKSSYVTMRKGYLFMYNLVQFLGFSWIFVNMTVRLFVLGQDSLFDTFHAVGDVMNFCQIFATLEVINPLLGLVRTGLVPAVIQVIGRSTVLFVVIGSQEEMQNKAAVFVVFYLWSIIEMFRYPYYMLSCIGTEWRMLTWIRYTIWIPLYPLGVIAEAVCVIQSIPYFDETGRFSVLLPNPFNISFSFSYFLRGYLVAMFLGLFINFRHLYKQSNKRLHPKKRKLC, from the exons ATGGAGAGCGGGCGGCGGGAGCCgggcctcaccctcaccccccatgTTTACTGGGCGCAGAGACACCGCGAGCTGTACCTGAGGGTGGACCTGAGCGGTGTCCAG AAACCTGATATCAAGATTACTGAAAACACTCTCTCATTCAGAG CACACGGCCATGGTGCAAAAGGGGACCATGCGTATGAATTTCACCTTACGTTTTTGGAACCAGTGAATCCTGAG CCACTTTTCAAGGTGACAGAAAGACAAGTGTCGataacagtgaagaaagttgagAGCATGTGGTGGGACAGGCTGACCAAACAAGAAAAGAAACCAATATTCCTCGTTCCTGATTTTGACCGTTGGCTGGACGAGTCTGATGCTGAAATGGAGCTACAGGCAAAG gaggaagagaaagaaatTAATAGAATAAGTTTGGAGTCAAGAGTCCGGAAGAGTT CTTATGTCACCATGAGGAAAGGTTATTTGTTTATGTACAACCTGGTGCAGTTTCTGGGCTTTTCCTGGATCTTTGTCAATATGACAGTGCGGCTCTTTGTGTTGGGCCAAG ATTCCTTATTTGATACCTTCCATGCAGTTGGTGATGTGATGAATTTTTGTCAGATATTTGCAACTTTGGAGGTTATAAATCCGTTGCTGGGTTTGGTGAGAACAGGACTGGTGCCAGCAGTGATCCAG GTAATTGGGAGGAGTACGGTTCTGTTTGTGGTGATTGGAAGTCAGGAGGAAATGCAGAATAAGGCAGCAGTGTTCGTTGTTTTTTATCTGTGGAGCATCATTGAAATGTTCCG GTACCCATACTACATGCTGTCCTGTATAGGCACAGAGTGGAGAATGCTGACCTGGATCCGATATACCATTTGGATTCCTCTTTATCCACTCGGAGTCATTGCTGAAG ctgtgtgtgtgattcAATCTATTCCATATTTTGATGAAACAGGAAGATTTAGTGTTCTACTGCCCAACCCGTTCAACATCTCATTCAGTTTCTCCTACTTCTTGCGAGGTTACCTTGTTGCTATGTTCTTGG gGTTGTTCATTAATTTCCGACACCTCTACAAACAAAGTAACAAGCGTCTCCACCCAAAGAAACGCAAGCTGTGCTAG